The Ziziphus jujuba cultivar Dongzao chromosome 3, ASM3175591v1 region GATATTTAGAACAAGCCTCAAACTACAAAAGTGAAAGTAATTTTAGTACGCTAAGACAGGAATATCTAGCAAAGTATAAAAATATGGATGTTATATACTAATTACCATGAAAAAACAAACACTTTTGGTCATCCTCTCTAGGACACAGGAACTTTACCCTTCCCCTTTTTTTGCTCTATGACATATTCATGAACTCGTTCAGCTTTCTCCTTCATACCCTTAATAATCTCCTCAGTGGCTTCAATTATCTGTTTTGGCAAGTTAACCTCCATGTAATCAAACAACTCTCCAAGTGTCATCTTCTCAAGAAGATCCCCAAACTCATTGTTCAAAGTCTCTTTCGAACCGAAATCGCCCCCATTTTTTGCCTCACTAGAACTCTCTTCCACACCCTCAGCTTTCACATTGTCATCATCCTTAACCTCATTAAGAACAGCTTCTTCACCATCACCATCTTCCGAATTCAACCTCTTTACACTCTCAGCAGCTTCTGCAACATCTATGGAATCACTATCTCCCAAATTCCTCTTCTCCTGAGCTAAATTATTTCTACTGCGCAAACCGTCATGACGATTCCTCGCTTCAACATTGTCATCCTTAAGCTCATTTGGAACAGCTTCTTCACCATCACCACCTTCCAAATTCGAACCCTTTACACTCTCAGCAGCAGCTTCTTCTGCAACATCAATGGAATCACTGTCTTCCAAATTCGTACCATACCCAGATGGCTTTTGCTGAGCTAAATTCTTCCTACCCCGCAAACCTGCACGAGTTCTTCTCACTTCAacaatttttccttcttctgcACCAACAGAAGAATCCTCTGGAATTTTCCCTAACACTGAACCAGACACTACCTCATTTGCATTTTCCTTCTTGTTCTTCGAGCTCCGAGTCTGCCTCGTCGTCGTAGCTTGCTTTGCAGGTTTCGTTTCCACACATTCTGAACTTGAACCCTCATCGACTTCCAGAATCTTCTCTTCCTCCACGGCTCCACTTACCGAAACCCTAGCTTTATTAGGCCGACCCCTTTTCCGTTTCACCACCGCAACGTCCTCATGCTTCACCTCCTCGGTCTCCTTCCCAATCTTACCTCTCCGGCCAACAATCGCCGGCGCCGGAGCCGGCGGAACCGATCGgactccaccaccaccacgcGGCGGCCTAGGGTTCTTCTTCCTCAACTGGCtctgatcatcatcatcatcaccaccatCACCATCGCAGTCATTGATGACGACGGAGATTATGGTGTATTCTCCGATCTTGATGTTGTCGCCGTCGCGGAGGTCGAAAGGAGTGTTGGGTTGAATCCGAATGCCGTTGAGGATGGTTCCATTGGAGGAATCGAGGTCTCGGAGCACCCATTTTCCGGATTCGGATCCGATGGAGAGGTGCTTGGAGGAAATCCCAACGTCTTTGATGGCGATTTTGTTTCCGCGGACTATCCGACCGATCCGAATTGTGGATCCGACTGGGTATTCTACGCTCTCTCCTTTTCTGGGGCCTTGCACCATTATCAGTTTTAATGCCATTTTCTGGATTTCTGGAAAAGAAGATGTTGAAGGGAGGGAAAACAAACACACTCGcagtttgaaaaattaaaaaaaaaaaatttcgaatTCAGCTTTTTTAGCAAGTTAGGTATATCTGTAATATTCTTAGCTCTTAGGGGTAAAATGCTATGTTGCATTTTGTGACATGTGATAAATTTCACTTTAGTCCTCACAATTTtgcattattattagtattaccttttttttttttttttttttttggcgtagctttatttatttatttagttttgaaaaattcATTATAAACCATTAAGTTTCGTTTTTAGTGgagttataaattttattcaatatgctaatttttaagattttctcTCATTCACgaataaccaaaaataaaatataaagataaatccaaattgttttttaaaaaaaaagtttattgattaTATAATCATTTTCACAACATTTGTGCCTAACAagttataaaatgaaatattagttgttagttgaaaacaaatataaaaaaatatagttattttatttatgaataagtaaaaaatcaaa contains the following coding sequences:
- the LOC107421929 gene encoding FHA domain-containing protein At4g14490; this encodes MALKLIMVQGPRKGESVEYPVGSTIRIGRIVRGNKIAIKDVGISSKHLSIGSESGKWVLRDLDSSNGTILNGIRIQPNTPFDLRDGDNIKIGEYTIISVVINDCDGDGGDDDDDQSQLRKKNPRPPRGGGGVRSVPPAPAPAIVGRRGKIGKETEEVKHEDVAVVKRKRGRPNKARVSVSGAVEEEKILEVDEGSSSECVETKPAKQATTTRQTRSSKNKKENANEVVSGSVLGKIPEDSSVGAEEGKIVEVRRTRAGLRGRKNLAQQKPSGYGTNLEDSDSIDVAEEAAAESVKGSNLEGGDGEEAVPNELKDDNVEARNRHDGLRSRNNLAQEKRNLGDSDSIDVAEAAESVKRLNSEDGDGEEAVLNEVKDDDNVKAEGVEESSSEAKNGGDFGSKETLNNEFGDLLEKMTLGELFDYMEVNLPKQIIEATEEIIKGMKEKAERVHEYVIEQKKGKGKVPVS